In Solanum pennellii chromosome 7, SPENNV200, the following are encoded in one genomic region:
- the LOC107024498 gene encoding zinc transporter 5-like — MAQFKKTIFWYILLILPAIVLGDCTCDPEDEDRNKKEALKYKMAALASILVASSIGVIIPVLGKAIPALSPERNLFFIVKAFAAGVILSTGFIHVLPDAYESLTSPCLAEHPWGDFPFSGFIAMVSALATLMVDTYANSYYSKKNLKNGVVVAQSGDEGGVVHPHSHGSGSMMVDSESELLRYRVISQVLELGIIVHSVIIGIALGASESPKTIKPLVAALTFHQFFEGLGLGGCIAQAKLKSRTIAIMALFFSLTTPIGIGIGLGITNVYDENSPTALIVEGVFNSASAGILIYMALVDFLAADFMNPRMQGNGKLQLGANISLLLGAGLMSMLAKWA; from the exons TATTAGGCGATTGTACTTGTGATCCTGAGGATGAAGacagaaacaaaaaagaagCACTCAAGTACAAAATGGCAGCACTGGCTTCCATTTTGGTAGCGAGTTCCATTGGGGTGATTATTCCTGTTCTGGGCAAGGCGATTCCCGCTTTAAGCCCAGAGAGGAATTTGTTCTTTATAGTTAAAGCTTTTGCGGCTGGTGTGATTTTATCAACGGGGTTTATACATGTGCTTCCTGATGCATATGAAAGTTTGACATCGCCGTGTTTGGCAGAACATCCATGGGGAGATTTCCCTTTTAGTGGATTTATTGCAATGGTTTCTGCATTGGCGACTCTGATGGTGGATACTTATGCAAATTCGTATTACAGtaagaaaaatttgaaaaatggagTGGTGGTGGCTCAGTCTGGAGATGAAGGAGGAGTGGTTCATCCTCACTCTCATGGTTCAGGATCAATGATGGTTGATTCCGAGTCTGAACTCCTCCGTTACCGTGTTATTTCTCAG GTTTTGGAACTTGGGATAATAGTGCACTCTGTGATTATTGGAATAGCTTTGGGTGCTTCTGAAAGTCCAAAAACCATAAAGCCTCTTGTTGCTGCTTTGacttttcatcaatttttcgAAGGCTTGGGACTTGGTGGATGCATTGCTCAG GCAAAATTGAAGAGTCGGACAATCGCAATAATGGCTTTATTTTTCTCGCTCACAACTCCAATTGGAATAGGAATTGGACTAGGAATAACAAATGTTTACGATGAGAACAGTCCAACGGCTCTTATTGTGGAAGGAGTATTTAATTCGGCTTCCGCTGGCATTTTGATTTATATGGCACTAGTTGATTTTTTAGCAGCCGATTTTATGAATCCAAGAATGCAAGGCAATGGAAAGCTTCAATTAGGGGCCAATATTTCACTTCTTCTTGGTGCTGGACTCATGTCTATGTTAGCCAAATGGGCTTAA